GGCCAGATTGACGATGGCTTCGGCCGCGTCTCCGCTGACCACCTTGCCCGTTGCACGGACATCGGAGAAATGCTTGTCCACGAATTCGGTCATGGTTTTTTCCGCCCCGGTGACGATGTCCCCGACAAGCTGCGGCAGCGAGGCGGCAGGCAGGTCGAAGATTTCATACTGGATCATCGACGGCGCGACATACACCACAAGGACATCGGCATCGAATTTGAGGGCGAATTCCCGGGCCGTCTTGGCGATGGCCGCACTGGATTCGGAAAAATCCACGGGACAGAGGATTTTGGAAAACATGCTCATTTCTCTACCTCCTGGCAGATGGTTGACTTGCCTATCAGGTCGATTTCATGGTTTAAAATTAGCACAGCTGGTAAACATTGCAAGGCCGGAAGCCGTGAATAATCGGATTGCGGATGATTCACGAAGGCGTCCAAAGATGTTCTGAAAGTATGCCTGAAATGGATTTTATCACTCGATCATGTCGAAACATTTGGACATTCTTTTTAACCTTCGAGAGACAAAGGTCAACGGGTTGTCGCCGAATTGACGGATTTTCGCATTCCCGCACGCTGGCGGGCCGAATTTTTCACGCTGATGTACGCCC
This portion of the Desulfomicrobium macestii genome encodes:
- a CDS encoding universal stress protein, which translates into the protein MSMFSKILCPVDFSESSAAIAKTAREFALKFDADVLVVYVAPSMIQYEIFDLPAASLPQLVGDIVTGAEKTMTEFVDKHFSDVRATGKVVSGDAAEAIVNLAQAEKADIIIMSTHGRQGLNRLLFGSVAEKVVKTSAVPVMTIRPQ